GTCGGAAAAAAACTCACCGGCATTAACATCGAAGATAACAATGTTGGTAAAAACCATGTTTGTAAGATAAATTGTATAAAAAATGAGTGATATCTGAAATATGAGAGTGAAATACGAGATTAAAATATGAGAGTAAAAGTGAAGTTGTATAAAAAACGAGAGTGTTTGAGTTATATTTATATCGGGAATAAGTAgaattttagaaagaaaaaaaaataaattcaAACGGCTCAAAATTGAACCGTTTGAAATTGAGTTGGGTCCCACTTCCATCGTTACTGCATCATTGCAGGCTCCACGAACGCTAGCTGTGGCGATTCGCTGCCTATGGTTGTCACAGGGTGGCGATCGATGGCGGCTTCTATGACGATCGATAGGCTATGGCCTAATGAAATAATAATACATGGGTCCTTTCAAAGAATTTGACCCTACACAATTGTCCACTTGCATATGCTCTAAAAATTTGACCCTGCACAATTGTTCACTTGCATATCCTCTAAAACACTCCCGCTAATAGGCATTTTCGAGTCCATCTTACTTACTTAACATTGCACACCGTCTGTATAAACATTTTTACCTTTTGATAATgttatttaaccaattaaatttcgaAGTATATCTTGGGTAGTTATCAATATAACTCAAAATTAAATTAATTGTTGCCATACTCTTCATAGAATAAACCCATGAATTTGCATTAATTAATCAATGTATAAATCTAGGATgcatatatgtaaatatgtaactAAACAACACTTTCAGACCATGCCACACTCATGTGCCATCCAAATAGCATGCCCATAATAAAACTGTAGAACTCGTCCCAACCTCTAAAACACATTTCTTACCGATATCTTATAAGACATATCTAATATCTATAGAATTTGTGGCTTAATTACAACCATGAAGTACATGTGCGGTTGCAAAAGTACTAACACAACGACCAACAATCCACAAAAAGTTTTTAACCGCTAAAATTGCCCTAGAAAATGAAAATCAAAAGTTATAATTAAGGTTGCGTCTAGAAATAACGATGATAAGGTGTAATTAAGCTAGGAAATATTTAAAACTTGGATATTCACATGTTCTAAGTTGGGAGTTTAAAGATACAAACCACATAATATGTTTGCATCACATGGTTCCAAAACAAACATTTTCAGTAGCATTCAACTAAACAAGAAGACAGTTAGAAGGCATAATCAATATTTTCTACATTGCCTAACTTAGGTTTACACTTACAAAATTTAAGGTGGTCCAGGGAAAATATCCTTAAAAATGAGGGCCAGATCACCATTAACAGCATCAAAAGCTACTATCTTCTCCACAGCATTCTCCCAATTGTTTCAcagttttaattaaaattattgtgAAAAACAAATTGTCTCCAATTGAatgcaatatataatatataatcatgatgaaTACAGCACCTTATAGTGGTCATCTTGAGCTGTTATCATTTTATTACAAACTCGGTTGATATCAATGCCTTTGATAGTATAATCCAAATAATTTCTTGAGGAACACCTGAAAGGTAAGATAATACTGAAGGcctataaaacaatatataaattaaaaaagtAATTAACAATGGGCAGGTTCTGCTGGTATTAGACAAGTTGTAGTACACTTCTAGTTTTGGTTTTCTATAAGACAGGATGCATTTAATTTATTTACGTGGTAAACATGTCTAGGCAAAGTATCATAATCTTAATCGTAGAAACTACAAAATGATAAACAGAGTTTATATTTTGAAGTGACATGGTTGAAACATACCAGCACAATGGTGTCCTGCAAAAAGAGAATTTAAGTGacattaaaaaaaaactttttttttttaactcacaTTGAATAGCTAATACCATTATACTAACTCACCATAGCTGAGAAGTGCATGTCCAGGAACCAGCCTGACATATACAAGATGACAGATGACATTAGTAGTGGTGCAAGAAAACTTAAAATGGACTAAAAATTTGAATTCGAATACTACTTTTAGGCCTATCTTTACCTATATAGATATACAATTTCATCAATGTTTTCACTATTGTCGTCGGGTCTTAGTATGCTCACCGTGTAATATTTGACTTTATCCGACTGATATTCatcaataattataattagtaactCATAGTACTTGGATATGACTAGAAGCTTTCATGCTTTAAAGTTGTTAATTTGTTACCTGAAATTATATATTTATCAACAAATATCTGGGTCAAGTGGGTGCAAATTAGAACCTGCAGCGTATGTTTACGAGTTTACAGTTGGTCAACAAACTCACCGAGTTTAAACTTGAAAGTTGTGGATTACTTCATAATATGCAACCATCTATATCTAAATCTTATTTATTAACATTAGAAGATTTTGATTTCAGCGCACTAGTTGAAGTGTAGGTGCAATGCAAGTGTATGGACTTGGACAACCTACAGGAATTCAGGGAATTAGCAGGTGATGGGTAAATGAGAGTTGAGATCAGTTTTACTTTTTTTGAAAGGAAATTTTACAAAAGGCAATCAATCCCACATCGGAGGACTGAAATATACAAAGGTGAATGGAGTGGCTATAGAACAAGAGGCCCAAGAGAGGAGTAACCATACCTTTCTCGGCCTTTTGGCTAAGATCAAGTGTAGTATCTGTTCTTATCAGTTTAATATCTGATATGTGGGCTATTGGCTCACGCgatattaatcttatttttatGGGGGGGTCTTTGAGTGTCGCCTTGGTCTTGCACTACCACCTTGGTTGGCGCACCCCTCCAATTCTAAGTCATAATTTTTCATCTTCAACATTATTActgtaaaatttatatattattttcatAAGTGTTTGCTTAAAGGTTTTATTAAGTCTTTCATAATGGCACATATAGTTTGTCTCAATATACACCCAATAAGTTATTTTTAAACCTTTGGAGGATACATTGAGATAAAATGTTCAATTGTTCCACCAAGGAGTCCAACATCATCTAAAAGAGAAGGAAAAATTTACAAATACATAATGATTGACATGTTTACATTTATAAACCAACCTTCAGTTAGAGTACCCTTGCCAAATTCATCCAGCAAACATAATGATCTTGAAGTAGGATGCCTtgaaatatattaatatgattatgaatatcaaTAAATTAACGAATGGTTACAGTTCCTTGCATTTCATCGTTGTGGACTGCTAAGAATTCACTTAACTTGGTGCAGATCAATCATAAATGTTGATTGTTCAGCTGTCATAAGCTTGCTTCCCATAGCGCTGAAAATTTTGTACTTGTCATTAATCATTGACAAATACCGAGTATATATTAGTAAAGCAATTCAAGATAATTATGACTGTATATTAAAAGGGTTGAATCTAACCTATCAGTTAAACTCACTGTCGCGGAATGTGCTGGTACAGAACTTCCAATGTGGGCAAGAAAAACAATCAGTGCTACCTGCAATGTTGAATGACAGTGAATCTGGTGACTGGTGCTTTCGAATAATTTTACGCACATAAGACTGAGAATGTTCATGAGGCTTTGTAGGACTGTATATGCAAGTTTATGACGAAAATATTCTGAAACCATACATAAAGTGAACTTCCAGGTTTTAGTTGGCTCAATTCTGGTGAACTTGTCATACCCATATTTTTTTAAATCTATTCTTTACATAATCGTTTCGAGCATTTATCCGAGCTTGTTGAGGAGCAACATGTACATAAGAAAGATACAAACCACCACCAAATAGAAATGAACCACCAAGGAACAAAGCCACAGTTGTCCAAAACCTCTTAGGAGTCTAACCTCAAAAGGTAAGATCAACTAAACGTGACCTAAATCTGAAACATAGACCAACAAAACAACACTTACGATTTTTGGCAGGAGAATATTTCATTAAATTCTCCAAATCAGTTGCTCAGTGGTGAAGCATCAACTTTGATCAATTATATTTTTGTATTGTTCGCAAAAGCTGCACATTGACATCCAGCAGCTTAAAACTACAGAGCAAAGAACACGACTGGGTTAGATTGAAGAGGTGACAATCTGGACCCAAACATGACAAAGAAACAGACCAAGAATTTTACTAAATTACAGACCCGTGCACATCTGGAGTGACGAATGAGAACCAAAACACGGTTGTACTATTGACCCACCCAGATTTGATTTCCATTGTAGCCACTCGATTTTATGCTTTTTGTATCGTCTTGAATCCACTAGAAGTTTTTTAGTTGAATGAGTAATCGCAGTTGTCCAACTTCTATTTTTGAATACTTTTTGGTTTCGGTTCTTCCAAATCAAATATGCACATGTCCATTCAACCGCTTGCCAAAAGAACGATCCCGTCTCTGTTAATGTAATGGGGCCAGTTTCCAGTACAAGTTTCTGCTAAGCTTAAGTTCATTAATCAAATACTTTTTTTCTTAAGTTTTTGTTAAACCTCCAATGCATCCTTGCAAAAGAATAGGGAATGATGTACTGTCTCAATGTCATCATCATAAAAATTGGGCACCGGATAGATCAATTCCTCTGTTGTATAATTCAAAACGTACGGGGATCCTTCGTTTCAATAATCTCCAAATAAAGACATTGAATTTTAAAGGAACTGTACTATATACAAGTTAAGTATATGTTATGCTACACTACATTTGTTCTCCGTAAGAAGTTTATGTTTCACATTTGATTTCAAACCTCTAGTACATTTGTAAAAGCTCAACTTATATGGGATTTTGAAAATATAACACCAgatcattttttttttcctttgcTTCTAGCGATATGTACAGGTAAAGCTCAAATACATACGCGCACACACGCGCACgcgcacacatacacacacacacacacacacacacacacacatatatatatatatatatggagggaTCCACTAAGAACTATTCTATTGTGAGAACCTGAGAACTCAAATTAGAGCAAAAAAGTGACGCGGCCGA
This genomic window from Rutidosis leptorrhynchoides isolate AG116_Rl617_1_P2 chromosome 2, CSIRO_AGI_Rlap_v1, whole genome shotgun sequence contains:
- the LOC139888124 gene encoding DNA mismatch repair protein MSH5-like, yielding MEIKSGWVNSTTVFWFSFVTPDVHGSTPKRFWTTVALFLGGSFLFGGGLYLSYVHVAPQQARINARNDYVALIVFLAHIGSSVPAHSATVSLTDSAMGSKLMTAEQSTFMIDLHQVKHPTSRSLCLLDEFGKGTLTEDDVGLLGGTIEHFISMYPPKSDKVKYYTVSILRPDDNSENIDEIDTIVLAFSIILPFRCSSRNYLDYTIKGIDINRVCNKMITAQDDHYKNAVEKIVAFDAVNGDLALIFKDIFPGPP